GCAAAGCGAACCTTGAAATATTGACGGCGATTAGTAAATTACGAACAGGTGGTGGCTGAGATTGTGCGCACCAAGAACGGAAGGGTTCACATGAGGCAAGACGGATGAGTGAACCAAGAACTTTTGTCAAAGTCTTCGGCGCATTTTCCAAACTTGTAACGTCTCTGGCAACTTTGGTTTATTCGTTCAGTCGTCCAAGGGGTTGCAGGATGAGCATGTAGGATCGTACGGATCTTAACTTCCACAGTCTCGAGTCGTCTCGTGTGTGATGACAAGGTGAGTAATCTTCCAGAGTTGCCCGAGATATACGAATTAGAGGTATGGTATGACGGTGTCCCTGGGCAGGTCGTACttggttgagttgagttgcgTTGAGGAATGTCGGAATGTCAGAATGTCAGAGTCGCAGAATCTGACCACATCGATCCCAAACATCGCAAgacttctgcttctgcttctgctgctgctgctgcttcgACAGACATTCAACACGTGATGATGAGataagatgatgagattatcCGAGACTCGTCCGTTCCCTTTATGGCGCGAAATCTCGCACGCCTCACTTTTTGGGGGTAGAAGcgtgtttttgattttgactttTCTCTTGAGTTGGGTGATCTCCAAAACTATCGATGTTTGATCCATAAGCTTCCATCATGACACCAAAGTTTCATTTTTTGGTAGCCGCAGATACCCCTGATTGTGACTAGAAAATTCATGTTACTGCGACCAGTGCATTCTTCGGTAGCCTCGATCCTCTTTTTGACTACTTTCCGTTCGCAGGGAGTGGCTAAGGCGGAGGCGGTGGTgaaaggggagggaaggagggggGAAGGAATCCGATAAACGaccaaacaaacaaaaagttGATCTTTCCGCTTCTTGCGTTTGTTTGcatattgatttcatattAGACTGTGATCAAATAGTAGGCCTAGTAAGGAGGCACCCAAGTATGCCAATGTCCGTCTCTCGTGAGCTTTGCAGCGAGTTAATATATCGGACCCATCTCTTATAGTAATGTACGTGTTGAGTACGACATAGGCGTGGAGGTTgcaaaaattgaaaagactTGTGAAATTGTGTTTGATGAGATCTACCTGGTCTTTCTTACGTGTAAGATAGGTGACGAGCGACGGGCTTGCCGATGTTGTGACTACGTTGTGTACAGGTTCTTATGTACGAAGTAACAGTGTGAGCCCTGCGAGGAACACCAAATCTCGCagatgatttggaaaagacGGGAGAGAGTTTCATACACGTAGAGATGTTGCAATGGATATGTAGCAGTTCCTCTGTTGTCACCAGAGCCCATCCTTCTTCAAGATTCCCGGTGGTTCAAAGAAAGAGGATTGTCTGAGATTACATTCAGTTGCGTCTATGTTCCGTGTCCCCCCGGGCGTCATCTAGATAAATGTACGGGGTAAGAAGTGAGCATTGGAGGAGGGGTTTGCAGGATCATGAACAGCTTTTCGCATCGGCCATATTAAAGTTTGATAATTGAAGTCTGACGCCCCTGGCGACGCCCTACATCAGGGGACATGACCTGAGCCATGAAAATTTGATACTTCTGAACGGCGACTCCTGCGGATTCAGCTGCTGCTGCACACTTATGTTTTCAGATGGTAAGGCTGCGTGCAGCAATGATGGTGTCCCTATCCGAGTTGGAACGTTTCCTTGGTTAAGCATTGATCCGTTGGATGGGAAGGTCCCGTTCATTTTGGCCACgatctaattattttattttatttttttggcTTTCGTTGGCCCTATTGTGCTGATAAGCTGATACGGATGCATCGTGCAGTTTGTTTCGAGCGAGACTGGAGGGAATATCCTTTCTGAACTAGCTCGACAATAGCTTCtagaaggagatggagagattaTTGATAATCGAGGCTCGAGGATACCCATGGCTGCTTGAGTTGAACAATTGGTGAGCACGAGGCTGAAGAAGAGGGGACAGTCCCACACCCAGTCGATTGGTAGGGATCTAACCTATTATGTCATAAACATGAACCCGGCCATGAGGGTTTGGTATCCCCAAGAGATCGAATTGGGGAACGCGCCATAATTGTGTAGAATCAAAGTATCAGAGATGTGGTTTGGTAGCGGAAGATATCAGGCGAGACGGCTCAGACCGTCAGGCGAGACGAGGGATCGATGGATAAGGATTAAAAAGCGAGAAAAGGCGGTAGTTGCGGGATTCCCAATTGTGACTGAGTCTGTGTCCGTGCCGATACATGTATAGTCCACACCCACCCCATAGCACGGCTGCAGAGAGTTcaaaagagaaggaaaaaaaagaaatgactGGAAACAAGGGGGTTAGCACATGGAGTCTAAAactctaataataataaggcCTGGAACAAGCCTAGAAGAGCCTAGTGTTGATCCTGGCAATCAAGGCTGTACCGAGGATAGCTAAAGGGTGCAGAGGATAGTACGAGGATGGTGAGGGTGGTGTGAGAATAGTATGAGGATAGTATGAGGATAGTATGCGGCTGGTATGGGTATCGTAGGAGTATAATATGTAGTAGTGCACAGTACGAGTGTGTCCGGCGTGTTATTAGCCTTTCATCCTACTGTGCAGAAACGGTCTTCTGAAGTTTGTACCGAGTGATTTGGCCTGGATGGCAATATACTTTAGCTGCATCGGGTTCTCCGACGCTCAACACTGCTTCTGAGTTCTCCGTGGTAAAgtctccctcctccctcacGCCCAACCAACGAGTCAGCGTCTCGCATTGGCGTATGATTGCGTGTATCATCGGCAGCATGAAGAGTAATCTTCAACGTCCACCACGACTAATCTGAACCAAACTCGCTAGAAAGTTTACTAAATCCTTAATTGCCTTGGTATTCCTCTAGGATGTTATCGCCTACCATTTCTCTAGGCTCCTGATCATACGGGCCACGGCTCACTCCTTCCCTTGCTTGCTACACCTTCCCGTGTCTTCTAAAGTGTGCCTAGGGAGTGCTAAGGAAGATCTAACAACCGTTGAATCTAAGTTTCCAGATGGGGAGAGTGTGACCTTCAGATTTGGATGCCGAAGAGCGCCATAAAATGTCGTGATATCATGACAATCGTGGGTAGAGCGATGGGAGAAACAGGTCCATCTTTGCATGATTCCCAGGAGTCTGGAGACTTGCACCAATCACCTTTCACGTATGGACCGCGCGCCTGCTTTCACTGCCGATGCGAAAGCAAGGCTGCTGCATCTAGCTTGCATATGCACATGCAGGCAATAAATAAATTGGGCGTATTAAAATAACATTCAAAATGAGATAGGAGGCGTTAACTTTTCGGGAACTTTGGGGGGGGGGTCTCCTAATTGTTGTTGGCAtgagaaagaatgaagatttggattggTGGCAGTGACGGCGATGGGAGATGGCGGTGGCAATGGCAGtgtaaatgtaaatgtaaatgtaaatgtaaatgtaaatgtaaatgtaaatgcAAATGGAATaaatgtcaatgtcaatagCCAATTCCGATCCTTTCCTCATTGTCGGAGATATTTTCAGAGagctcttcttttttgaggAATACGGTCGGTAATGGATAAAAATAACTTATGTATGTACAGTCTGGCTGGCCATGTAGGcatgtattgtattgtattgtgtattgtattgtctaggggagaaaaagaaagcaatagAAATGATGTCAAATCACGCAACTAAACAAACTAAGCATGTAGGAGATCGAACCATACAGACGGAGCACTCGGGCAAGAATCTGGTGGTTCCAGAGACAGTGCTCAGTATTGAGTAAttattgagtattgagtattgagtattgagtattgagtattgagtattgagtattgagtaCTGAtgagtattgagtattgagCATGGAGCATTTATTTacgatggattgatttgTGGCTTGGCCGGAGAGCACACACACGCCTGTCTGATCGTGTTGACTCGCGTGTGGGGGAGGCGAGGATGGCTATTGAATATCTGGTCCAGCTGAGGAACACTAAAGGATGCGAAGATTTAGAACCAGCGGTGCTAACAAGATAGGGACtaatggtggtggtagtggtggcggtggtggcagtggtggtggtggtggtggtggtggtgatggcgCTGATGGTGCTGATGATGCTCACGATGGCCATGGTGCTAACAATACCTAATAgcaataataacaataataacgAAACTAACAATAATAACACAACTAACAAAACTAACAAAACTAACAAAACTAACACAACTAACACAACTAACACAACTAACACAACTAACTAACCTAACAAACCTAATAAACCTAACAAGCAAAACTAACAACGACCTAAGGTCCTTTTTACCTCTTCCCTCTTGCCTCTACCCTCCGCCCTCTGCCCTCTGCCCTCCCTCCTCGTACACGCCTACATACCTACCCTCCTACCCTCCTACCCTCCGACCCTACACACCGGTCGACCTCCCACCCCTCCAGAGTATACCCCGGGGCCTATACCCAATACATGGTCAATCGCCCATCTCAGCTTGCATTGATCgatataaaaatacaaaaattcGCAATTTCGTTCCCTCTGCTCCCTCCTCGCTCCTCGCTCCTCACACGCATTATCGACACATTGCATATTTGCTCACGTACTATAAGATAccatataataatattatatagacagacagacagacagacagactaTTGTGGAAGGAACGATTCCCTGGCTTATTGAATTTCCCAAAGGTCAAGGCGTCCCTGGCTTTCATTCCAAACAGAGCACGTCTGTTGTCTCAATTGCGACCCATCACAATCTCAgatcctctctcttcctctcttcctcttcctctctcgctccccttctctctcctccgcTTTTTCAGATCCGAATTCGAAATCGAAACGTGcatctttcctttctctcccctcGGTCTCTGCATTCCCAAAAAGGACagaaaagaaacaacaaaagaagacacaagaaagaaagaaagaaagaaagaatccaCAAACGCTTGCATAGCATTCCAGCATTGCATATACTGCAATCCACTGCATCAGCACTGTCGCATCAGCATACACACCACGGCCACAACAAAAAACCCCAAGCCCAACCCCAAGAACTCCCACACTCAATACTtactcactctcactcttattactctcactctcactcgcACTCGCACAATTGTAATTATACACTTCAGTGgtcattctctctctctctctctctctctctctctctctctcgcaaTTGTCTTCCTTACTTCCTTAATACATTTTGTTTTCATCTCTCATTGCCCTTTCCTCTTTTGTTAGATTGTTCTGCTTCCAAAGAACTTCCTTTGTTGTGGTCACCTTTCACCCTCGTCTCgacttcattcattcaacgAGGCTTTCCAGCCAATTCCTGTCCTTTCCGGTACAAGTACCATCGCCGCCACTAGCCAATTCGATTTGGTTTgaacaaaatcaaattcaagaaacaGTGGTGGTCAAAATCATTGGGGCGCAGAAGATCTATCAGGTTTCACCAAGAGGTATGTTTTTTGCAAGTTCCCGGCCTTGTGCATAAGTACAAACAACTCTTTCGTGTGGATTCGAGAACGCCTCGAAATGGGTGTACAAGTCAATGTTCCTACCCGCAACCGCATCCACGAGATCATACTCTTCGAAGTACAGAGCTCGCTCGTTGTTTGCCCACACACATTAATTATACCTGGAAGCCCAAGCCACAAGAAAAGGCAATTACTAACACGGCACTGGAATAATAGTCTTACTTTTTGCACCTTTTGCACTGCGGCGCAACgcttttctaataataacaaGTTGATAATCTGAAGACGACTCTTGCAGTAACCACCACAAAGTTGGGCTGCGAATCAGGGCAAGATGGAGCACGATGCAGGGAAGAGACAGCGTGGGAATAGCATCACCACTACCCCCGAGAGACCTGCGAATAATGATGGAAGAGCCGTGCCCGAGGCTCAGGTAACGGAGAGACCGCAAGAATCCAGGGAGATTAATAGCCACAACCCTCAGGGATATGGTTTACAATCGACCAATACATTCACAGCTAGCAGTAGCTCACCACCCACAAATCCGGCCCCCAGATATCCGTTTGAACGATCTACGACCTCATCTAGCCAAGAAGTTTCCGATGTGTCAAAGAAAAGTACACAGACCGTGGTCAAGCCAGCACTAGAACCCCCCGTCACCAAATCAACATTAAGTGAACTCGATGTGAATAAGATCGTACACAATCCCAAACTCCGACACGACATCAACTTCGACCCGGATTTACACTTTAGACCCAATCTGGATGGAGAAAAGGGACGTAAGAAGAGCCAGAAGGCCAACGACTTCTGGGACACGATGCGGTCACAACTGGAAGGCTTTTTGATGAGTAAAGACCGTGAGcaatttgagaaagatttaGGAGATGCCGAGTGGTGCTTGCCAGCCACGCTTAAAGCCATCAAAGGCATTTTAGAAACATTAGTCCCACAGCGAGACCGGTCATCGGTCGAGGAGACCTTTAACGTCGATCTGTTAATGCAGCAATTTCGAAAAGGTGTCGCCGATCTGAATAAACTTGCGTTGTGGCTATCGCAACTTTTGAAGTGTCATTGTGCGCCAATGCGAGATAGTTGGGTTGATGAGATGGTCGTTCACTTGAGTGAGGGTAACCAAAACGGAGATGTAGCAATGTTGGTCTCCGGAATGCGAAATCTACTGGGTGTCTTGGAAGCTATGAAGCTTGTAAGTTCTATGTGATGTGTACCTAGTAGACGTTTACTAATATGTGATTTAGGATGTTGCAAATCATCAGATCAGGTGTTTGCGCCCGCTGCTCATCGAAGACACTGTCCAATTTGAGCAAAAATTCTTTGTGAGAAAAATTGCAATGGGTAGAGTAGACATCGCTTCGGCCCATGATTGGTTCAGAAGGGCATCAAACTTGCCAGATAGTCTTCCCTCGGACGCATCAACACGAACTCAGGGAAACACGTGGGACTTCATGAAAGCACTTGTAAATTTAACACTGCCATCGAAAGCACTAGAGCCTGTCCCTCACACCTTCCTATTCGATGAGGAGCGCCTTGTCAAACTTCGTGCGGATATGCTCGATCTAATCAACCTCGAGATCTGTATGTTCCTCTATCACAAACTCGATGCGGCATCCAAATCGAACGAGGCCCGATCTGTCCCGCAGGATGATACACCCGCTGCTTCCTCTTACATCTCTTCTCCTGCAGATGAAGGGGTACTTTCGGCGCCCACTGTGCCCTCAGAGAACGACTTTACAGCCAAACGGAAGTATAATCATATCGCACAGGAAAAAGGTCATTTCTCGAGAGAACTTTCAGGTCGACAAGTATGGGTACCAAATCTAGAAGACGAAGCCATGGACTCCCTGTCATCCAGCCCAagatcatctccatcaacaACTGCATCTACGCCCGAGACCTCTCCTGTAACACCACTTTACCTGTCTATTCAGAATTCCGACTCTACATCACAAGTGCGCACCTCTCTACAAGCACTccttgcttcttcttcgtcacaAGATAGGTGGGCGGTGTTATCCTCAAACATTGCTTTACAAATCCTTCGCTCAACACCAACACCTATGGCGCGCCTTCCAGTATTCGAAtcacatcttcaatttcatctctcaaattctcaatccAGGCTCTACCAGGAAGCAGAAACGTACATAATCTCGAAACTTTTCCCCGAATTACAAAAGCTTGTCGAGTCGTATACTCCTTTAACGAGTCTCCAAATATTTGATGCGGCCACATCACCAAAGCCTACGAATGGACTTTTACCCCTCAATACCCAAGCAAGTGGACAGAGGGAGGAAATTTCAGATATCGCAACCAGAATTGCCCATATTGGTATTCTACACTGGCGGGTCTGGGCACCATTAGCATATCTTGTTAATCCTGATGCTGAGGATGAAGCAGACGTCAACATGATTCAAGATGCCGATTTGCCGGTGGTCGAGTCTTGAAGGATTGACAAACTGCGTATCTGCAAACATCAATTTTTCGAGGGTGCATTTTAACAGCAGAACCGAGCCGTAGAAACAGCATTTCAAAAGGTCCACTCACCCGGAGTCATATTCAAGCCAAACTCCGGATACGTTATTGCGGCAAACattatatgaatatgaaagaAACAATATCTCCCAAGATGGCTGGAGACGCACTACTCCTATTACATATACCAAAAAGTTTGGAAGTCGCCCTgtaatctttattaaaactttACTTACCACATCTTTTATAAACTCGCATTGTTTTTGGAGTCAATTGGGGCTGGGCAAGTCGGTTCGGATTCCGATCTTGCATACCTgcatttttcttcaattttttttttttgaaattctgatACCCAACGTCTGTCGTTTCCTTCGCATCAATCGACTACAAATATCTGTACAATAGTTGTCGAACCATGATTCATGGTTGGTGTGTTTATTATCTGGGGAGCACTTAAATTCCACGCATCACTTAAGGGGTTCGGTTGGGGccaaaactttttttttgatcaTTTCGAATGgtttatctatctattagATACACATTTGGAGTAcgcgtgtgtgtgtgtgtgtgtgtcttttttgttttatttttcaacCAACCAATTTGGCAAGGTGCATGTTAGTATGTTTGGGCATGCGAAGTTTGTTATTTCAAttggtgtttttttttttggatatggcggaatgggatgggataggtTGGGATGATAGGTGCATAATGTTAGATCTCGTCTAGACTTTCAGTGGGGGAAATAAAGATTAagggatgaatttgattgtgATGAGAAGCAATGGCCTGTTTGAATTGCAAGGATTGGTTGGATTGAGTGTTTTGAATTGCGCGGTTGGTTGTATATTTTGGTAACTTTGACAACTGTGTGCGAGTAAATGAATACAATggaaaatattaagaattcaatattttgatctCCACTGATTGATATAGTAAACTTGTGAAGTGTTGAAGTTTTGTTTCATGGTGGCAAGTGCCTGATTTCATGGTCATCAATAGATTAGATTGGAAACCAATTCACAGGTTATTAATGAAGTCAGTCACTGATGGTGATGTTTTGCAGAACAGATTGAAGTAGTTGTAGAGTAGTATTTGCGtgtagtatgtatgtatgtatataaggtagagatgagaatgtaaatgagaatgagaaagagaagatggtGAGGATTTtgtgggagagggggaagggggagggggaagaggaagagaagaggaggaggaggaagaggaagaggaaggggagaggaagtACTGGTTGGGGATTTGACTGGATTATAGATTGTGGTTTGTAGCGAGGATTGAGTGTGCAAGTGCCGGTGCAAGTGCCGGTGGTGTGTAGGTATATAAGTTgaatagagagagaggtaagtagatagataggtaggttCGTGGATAtgcatacctaggtaggtatgcaTGGTATATTGATTACGGGCAAGAGAATGAAATTGGataaaaatatacttttacagtagcatagcatagcatggcatagcatagcatggCATAGCATAGTATAGACCGGAGAAGAGATGAGGTGGTGTGAACGCCCAAGTATATCTAGgtagttagttagttatcATGTTGGGCTGATTGATTGTGTTTTTTCTTGagggatgggagatggatgtCTTTTTTGGATTATTCTCGGTCTTGGTTGTTTCTTTGAGTGAGTATGAGAGTGAGtaagagagagggagggagggagggagagattgagattgaattcaCTCTACTCTCGACTTGAGAATTTTCATGGGTTGTTTGTTgtgtttatttcttttcttctcttttcttctcttctcttctcttctcattcactatcatcaacatcaaccaacaaccaacaaccaCACCCAGTTTCCTGAAATTCCTttgcccccccccccatccTTTTCATTTGGACGGGGGGAGAagatagatacctacctacctaggtcATTGGTTTTTATGAAACTGGCTTGGATATACCTAGATATTCTCTGttgatgataataataagtaagaTCTTACCTATGTATTATGTTGTCTCTGTCTCTGTCTCTGTCTCGAAATTCGAGAATTGC
Above is a genomic segment from Botrytis cinerea B05.10 chromosome 4, complete sequence containing:
- the Bcsok1 gene encoding Bcsok1; protein product: MEHDAGKRQRGNSITTTPERPANNDGRAVPEAQVTERPQESREINSHNPQGYGLQSTNTFTASSSSPPTNPAPRYPFERSTTSSSQEVSDVSKKSTQTVVKPALEPPVTKSTLSELDVNKIVHNPKLRHDINFDPDLHFRPNLDGEKGRKKSQKANDFWDTMRSQLEGFLMSKDREQFEKDLGDAEWCLPATLKAIKGILETLVPQRDRSSVEETFNVDLLMQQFRKGVADLNKLALWLSQLLKCHCAPMRDSWVDEMVVHLSEGNQNGDVAMLVSGMRNLLGVLEAMKLDVANHQIRCLRPLLIEDTVQFEQKFFVRKIAMGRVDIASAHDWFRRASNLPDSLPSDASTRTQGNTWDFMKALVNLTLPSKALEPVPHTFLFDEERLVKLRADMLDLINLEICMFLYHKLDAASKSNEARSVPQDDTPAASSYISSPADEGVLSAPTVPSENDFTAKRKYNHIAQEKGHFSRELSGRQVWVPNLEDEAMDSLSSSPRSSPSTTASTPETSPVTPLYLSIQNSDSTSQVRTSLQALLASSSSQDRWAVLSSNIALQILRSTPTPMARLPVFESHLQFHLSNSQSRLYQEAETYIISKLFPELQKLVESYTPLTSLQIFDAATSPKPTNGLLPLNTQASGQREEISDIATRIAHIGILHWRVWAPLAYLVNPDAEDEADVNMIQDADLPVVES